A region from the Flavobacteriales bacterium genome encodes:
- a CDS encoding response regulator transcription factor codes for MIVRTLLADSGELALLGLKTVFANIPRVDLLGDVRSEAEMLTAVERDRPHVVLIDHTAQGFRADSIREGLKRNKRTRFVSITPDPSAVTLANALRAGVTSYIKKDCGIEEIIDAVLQTADGSKFFCGEIVKTMEREGLRIERMDGADLSCGPVTLSEREVEIILLIAEGQSYTRIADKLGLSPNTVNTHRRNIMVKLGVNSTAGVVMFAVKEGIVSPNKYLFNTRG; via the coding sequence ATGATCGTACGAACGTTGTTGGCGGATAGTGGGGAGTTGGCATTGCTAGGCTTGAAAACCGTCTTCGCCAACATCCCGCGCGTGGACTTGTTGGGGGATGTGCGATCGGAAGCAGAGATGCTCACCGCCGTGGAACGCGACCGGCCCCATGTGGTGCTCATCGACCACACGGCCCAAGGCTTCCGGGCGGACAGTATCCGCGAGGGACTGAAGCGGAACAAACGCACGCGCTTCGTATCGATCACGCCCGACCCGTCGGCCGTGACGCTTGCCAACGCTTTGCGCGCGGGCGTTACCAGCTACATCAAGAAGGACTGCGGAATCGAGGAGATCATCGACGCCGTGCTGCAGACCGCCGACGGCAGCAAGTTCTTCTGCGGCGAGATCGTGAAGACGATGGAGCGCGAGGGTCTTCGGATCGAGCGCATGGACGGTGCGGATCTTTCCTGCGGACCGGTGACGCTGAGTGAGCGCGAGGTGGAGATCATCCTGCTCATCGCCGAAGGCCAGAGCTACACGCGCATCGCTGATAAGCTCGGGTTGAGCCCCAATACGGTGAACACGCACCGGCGCAACATCATGGTGAAGCTCGGTGTGAACAGCACGGCCGGTGTGGTGATGTTCGCAGTGAAGGAAGGGATCGTGAGCCCGAACAAGTACCTCTTCAATACGCGCGGTTGA